GTATAAtttttttcatacgttaatatttaaAAAATGAATATTGGAATTAAATAACCACAAGTTTCATCAATTGGCCGATAGCACTCCCAACTTTCGATTTATACCACACCACtttcaactttcaacttattggccgaTAACATTGCCAAAGTAACTGAACCCTTACCTAGTTAGTTTTTTCTGATATGACACTTGTGTGTTGACGTGACATTTGAAGTGGAACTTTTCGCTGACGTGGCATCTGACTTGCCTTTTGATGACGTGACAACTTACGTggttttttgatgacgtggcaactGATGTAGCACTATTTGTTGACATGGCATCTGATGTCAGCAAACTGTGTTAGTTTTGGAGTGCCATCGtccaataagttgaaagttgggagcGGTGTGGTATAAAGCAAAAGTTAGAATTGGTAAAAGTTTGGGTTATAAAAATTCAATATCCTTTAAAAAACTACATCATAAAAACGATCAtcttattctctttaatttgagtatggtTTTGCCATAGTTATTTTGATATATTTATCTAATAAAATCTATGAATCGAAAACAAAAAGTAAATTTTCTATGAATCGTTGTTCGAAAACAAAAAGTAAATGTTAGAAAAATATACAGTATTTGTGTGTGTGAATAAGAAAAGAGTTTCTAGTCTTGTGGTATTAAGATTTGTAATAAAAGTGTTACTATTTCTTAAGTGGTTGAAGGTTCTATTCATAAGCGAATAGTTATGTAAATTTACAAATAGCTAGTCATTTaaaagaaaagattaaaaaaacctatgataataaataataaacaataatcTACGCCATGGGTAGGGGCACCCCCTACCGGGATATTTGTCGGACACGTGACATGAAGATACGGTACATAATCGAAGGGACAAAAGCCACGTCAGGCATGTTGTGCATTATTGAGCTTGACTTGCAACTTAAtaaaacatttatttaatatcAGGAGAAATCATGAATATATAACTAAAGTATTGCacttcaattaaaaaaaaaaaaaaaacccctacTCCTTGTATCACCATATCATTCAATTAGGAACCAAGCCGGTAACTTTTGACATGAAACCAACCTAATATTAATTTAGTGGGTTTGGTTTTAGTATAAACAGGTTTGGTTTAGCTAGTTAGTTGAATATGTGAATCCGTTTTGCTAAACGGGTCGACTTTGGATCAACTCAACGAGTTCGTGGTCGAACGTTTAACCTATTTTCTTTCTTAGTATGTGTTTTGTGTCATAAATTAAATTGGTATTTCATGccaaaatttaaaacttagaaGTGGAATCGACATAAAGTTTGTAATTAAAAGTTAactgtttaaaacttttgtaatattttatataaaaatgtaAATATCGAGTAGTATTAATAAGTGGAAAAGGTCCAAATATTAAAAAGATTTGGCTCAAATGAGTCGTGCCTGCGTTAACACACGGATATTCATGTCGTATTTAGGTTCTCTAACATGATTTTTGTTTTTGTGCTTGGGTTTGTCTTAGGTTGTTCCACCAACCCGCAAACATGACTTGGTTAGCATCGCTAATTTCAGTTATTATACTCTCGATTATAAGATACTAGTCAATAAAATCATAACTTCCTTAAGATTTTATCTCATTTTTATCATGTTTCGGGTCAAGTTTTTAGGTGTTTGTCTTTGAACAAATAAACCCATAACCGACCAATTTAAAGCATCTAGTTATGTCATGCTCTTGAAACTTTAAAATAAGAAGTAAAATTTAATATCTTTGTAACACTTTGAGTGAACGGGTGGCTGCGGGGTGAGCTTTCACCGTGCGGCAACACCGTTGTCGACCCTTCCCTAACCGCGCGGCAAGCTAGGGTGCGGGGAGTGTTCACCGCTTGTAGGGGAGAGGAGTGAAGAGGAGAGAGATGGGTGTATAGTGGGCCCCATTATTTTCCAACCAAtcatatattttttcttttttgtttttttttttaaatggtttgaGTGAAACCACCCTTGTGATTAAGGGCAAGAGGGGAGTTGGAGAGAGGTGTTGACATTGACAAATTTGATTGGCTCTGGTGAGAGTTTACCAGTCACGTATCGCTTTATTCGAATTCGAGTTTCAAATATTAATCGAATCGAATATGAACTcggataaaaaaataaaaattcaaaaaattcgattcgaataatttaAAAATTCATTATTTGATTCGATGAACACCACCCCTACACATATCGTATCGCTTTATGTCCGGAGGTGCCTTACTTTTAAGCAAAGGCGATCAAATGGGCCAATTACATGGGATTGGGTTGGTTTGGATTGGTCTTTGCCATTCCTCTTTTAAATTCTGTAAACTACTGATTTAAGAGTAAATAAAAATCATATAGAAAAAGAGGTTGTACGTATTTACATATTATTGTAGAAGACTGACTTATGTTATTTGGccttttcatttttaacttcaatTCATAATTAACCATAACCATCGCCTATAATAAACAGTGTATATATGCAACTATTCTCCAATAATTGTAAAACCAAAAAACATTAAATATCCATTAATTGTTCTTATATCCTTGCATCAACAAAACAAACCATGCATCAAACATTGATTAATTATATCTGATCCAAAAATAACGTGAAACACTAATCAAAACAATCGAAAATTAATTTCCTTAAGCATTCCAAACAAAGAGAGTTGTTGATCCTGATGGCGACTTCACCCATGGATTCATCAATCCTATCCCTGCATGATCAATACATTTCATTATAATTACCATAAGAATTataattaatttctttaaaaaaattaaattagtTTTACAATCTGAAAAAAAGGTAAATATAAAATCATATATATTTTCATATACAACATAGGAATTATAATTGATTTctttaaataataaaattaatttaaCAATTTGAAAAAAGGTAAATATAAAATCATATATATTTTCATACACAACATTTTAAACTGACTACATTAAAATACATGTGTTATAATTTAACTACATGATTAATTACACTAAATTATAAGATTAAATTCATACAATCATAGTAAGTGTAAAGTTAACAATAAATTTgtctttttttaacttttatattATTACTTCTACATGCAGATCTGATGAGTTCTGACCCAATGACAAAATATCACCCAACACCAATATTTTCACACACATATACAAACAAGTACACATAACTTTTGtaaatacatacacacacatattacATATATACTGAAAAAGTAAGAACACATACACAAATTATTGATTATATTTTATGTGGATAGATTAGTAGATTGCCTAAATTTCATACATTAGTTAGAGTTAAAAGGTACTAAAACACAAAAATAAATGCATAAGAGAGAGATAgatagagagagagggggggggggggagagagAGATTATTAgtattagggttagggtttgcaTGAGTAAAGAAAGTTTACCTAAATGGGAACTTAAAAACTTAAATAGAACAAGTGTAACCAGGAGGTGGTGTTTTGCCACAAGTAATAAGCAACTGAAGAGCAAGTGGCAAGTATAAGTTGATATTCAAAAGCTTAAGCTTTATGGTTGTGCACAAGCAAACTGCAGCCTCAAGCTCCACTAAACCAGCAAGAACAGAACAACATTGGTTCACCACTGGATCACCCAACCCAATATGAACCAACCCACCTAAAAGATCCACACAAGCTCCAAGCTTTAGTGAGTCTATGGGGCAGGTGGGCGCAGGTGTTGGCACAAACGGTGGTGGTGGGCATGGTGTTCCTGGCTTCCCTCCTGATGGTGGGTTGAGTACAGGTGGGACAGTGATTGGTGGGGTTACCACAGGTGGAGTTACCACTGGTGGGAGGGTGATTGGTGGCTTGACAACCGGTGGGAGGGTGATTGGTGGCTTGACAACAGGTGGTTTGACAACAGGTGGTTTGACAACAGGTGGATGGGTGATTGGTGGTTTGACAACAGGTGGTTTGACATGAGGTGGTTTGACATGAGGTGGGTGGGTGGATGGTGGTTTACCGGTGGGTGGTTTAGGGGATTTTGGTGGTTTTCCGGTGGGTGGTTttgggtgatggtggtggtgtggtggtggtttGTCTCCACAGGGAACACAGTCAAGAGCAATGGGAGTGGCAGTGGAAATGAAGAACATAGAGATGAGAAGAAGAGCAGTGAGTTGCTGCTTTGAGGACTCCATTTTCACTTGATGTGTATTGATGTGAAGTAGGAGTTATATAGAGGGAGTGTACTATTCtgtatttgtttttgttttattaataagtttttttttgtttaattttgaatGATATATTAATTAAAAGTAGTGAGATTTTTCGGTTTGTAGCGGGTTTTAAGTCGGTATTGGTTCGGTGTATTAGAGTATTGGTATGATATCGGCGCTTAGTATAGCAACAGAAAAAGATATGCAAGATAAAAATCATGTGTTTTATATTGATaaaaaaaactacaaaaaaaTGAATAGTGGTACCAACACAATGTTGTTTGGCCGGTATCGGTTCGATTTGTTACTTACCATATCGACAATCACTATAACTTATATACCATCACGTCGAGACAACAATAAAAATGAATATGATACCGCTACCGGTGTTGTTCGAACGTTATTCATTCGGTTCTCACAGTAAAGAAAAAAATTCAGAATCAGCTATAGCTTGAAttatagataaaaataagcatctCGCATATTATATTACTAAAATATGCCATGTCAAGAAAACCATTAAAAACGAACAAGATATTGGCGCTAAAGTTCTTCGAAAGGTATCAGTTCGTTTCTTATGGCAACGAACAAAAACAACCAACTATGTTTGACCCTTATCTTAGATAATTAAATATAAACACATTACAACATTTTATTAACATTATATTTGAAATTTATACGACGTTATATTATATTACGAAAATAACGAAAATAATAAACACATCATTTTATAAAGTAACAAAAAACTAAACTGTGATAAATCTTTGATAATATGTACGTTTGTGTTTCGATCGTTTGTACGTTACCATTCAAAGCTAGATTTTGAgtaaaatttatatattaaatgtagataaaaataacGTCATAACGAAATATACTCGGACTTTTATAAGATTTCTTATATTAAAAATatagggttgagatcctgtacatacagtgctaattataagaaccgtaagaacagatctgaaccattgttaatttaaatcaagggttgatattgattataaataaaactcttataattaaaaattactactaacaaattaggggtaattttgtaaaattgctagtcatttgaccattttctattaaatacaaattcaaccaaggttttttaaactaaaataacttttatatacttcattatgttttttaaaaatatataccataaaatcaagtatttttttatctttaatatgagtaccatattgctatacctttttgtatttataaaagtgtttttttaaaaaaagttaacaaaaggtgttttatatttgtgctaataaggtgctgattatgtgttaattacaaaataatacaaacaaacaccaaaagtagatataatcagcacatctggtgtgctgataatggagaacgattgaagatgttgtgctaatgtcgtttatgttgataatggagaacgattcgaagacgatgtgctgataatgaagaacgattaatgatgttgtgctgattatattttttgtaattatttttaattagttataaataaatatggtcaaaaagtctaaattacccctaaactaattttttattgatggacacttgtcaattatgtattggttcttatggttcttacaaacttaagtgtttgtatttgatcccattcctaAAAATATATAAGCGAAAAACATAATATAGTCAAAGTaactataataataaaatattacaatAATAAAACGAAAAAAAAGGAACTTTGATCCACTTAGCATTctaatatttaattttaataaataaaatgctaGGCTACTTTTGAATTTACATCAAGATAGTTGGTaaacgagcaacaagctgcgccgctatccctttttgaatagcaaattaactaagccttttaaaaactacgtccatagatctcggggtcataacattactatgcatgactctttgaactcgactaagtaggtccacagcctctggcgccagaaaaccaaaagtatcaaaagcaaatgggataaacacgtgttGGTTGTATAATGTTTTATAAATATAGGTCAGAGCAAATTTCTATTTTACATGCACAAAATTGTTATATTAATCATGCATGTCTAGCATAATGCATTCGGTATAGCGGTGATATCAAAGTGTGTGAATAGTGCGTCTAATCAAAAGGTCGAAAATTCGATTCCTACGGTAGACAATAACTTAAAATTGAAAGTAAATTACGTTTAAAAAACCATGTCTAAAAGGAAGAAAAGTTTACTTAGGGGACAGGGGTGGTCCGTGATGGCACCCCCATCACTCATTGTTCCATGCATATagcacaccgccgccaccaccttcCACAACGCGTGAAAGAATCAACGCGTGGAAAACTTCACGCGTTATAAAACTTATTTAAATCTTGTACGTTGTGTATTAATACTTGTACGTTGTGATGTTTTTGGCCGGAAATTTGTTGGCTTCGCCGGAAAACTTGTTGGCTTCGCCGGAAAATTCGGTGCAAGTCGAAGAAGATGGATCTGGtgtttttgaaaactttgatTCCTTTTTAACAcattcagtccctgtggtttatagttatttacaaaacttatttaaatcttatttcttttaatttcaactttTAAAACTGGCAGGTTTGGTCCTTTTCATAAAAAAATTGTTTCTTTTATAAACTTAGTAAgaatttttttataaactttataaaaacaaaaaaatggttgtgagtgatggaattccatcactagtgatgaccaccgccactaaaaaaggcttgtgagtgatagaatagtggtTGAAGATatgacggaacttgattggatgtttgtgagtgatggaattctatcacttgtaaccacccccactccccttaCAACACTCATGCTGTATCATTTTCATTGGATTGTATGTGCTTATCGGATGATTTGATTTTACATTTGGTCCAGCTAAAATGGTTACTAAGGTTGAATACaatttttttgtattatttttttttatttttcactatTATTTTGgtaaatgatctctttaattatGCATTTGTAATCACGTTTTGACGCAAATGTTCGTTTATTTATAATTCTGTGTGTACGTTTAACATAGGTAATATATAATTCGGAAATCAACCAGCCAGACTATATAACAAAGAGTTTGATCATAAGATAATATAACTCGGTTGAGCAACTCATAATGCAACATGCTTTTAAGAAGGAACTAGCTCTGGTTTTACTTTTCACATAACCTGACCCCTCTGCTTTTACTTTTCATATAACCTGACCCAAGTCCCCAACACTATTACTCATAATACAAGACGCTTTGAAGAAAGTAAATATGTGCTTTTATTTGATATTTCTAAAGAATAACAATAACAATTATCTGTCTTATTTAAAAAGATTATCAACATTATCTCAATTAATAACAAGTTTCTGTGTAATACTTTAAAAAAGTAAATATTTATTAAAGAAAAggcatgtttttctttttaagttAAAGTATTTGAACAACTTTCCACATTGAACAAGTAAAAGGGATAACATACATATGAAATATATACATCATCAAGATTTTTGTAGGAAGTTTACCAAAGTTGTTGTAGCTATGATAAACTAAGGATCTTATTCCCCATCAGATTTAGGGGTTGTTTGTATTAGATTATGAGTCCACGGGTTTAGTTAGGTTTCTAGGAACCTAACTAAGCCCGTGGGCTCATAGTCTAAtagtttgtttacctcttaatgggaTTTTTAATAGTTAAGATCTTTTActgttcagcacttaatggttcagactgtttgtttcgcgagcacatgtctgaatggttcagacatttgcctctgaatggttaagcattatactaagtccgaatggttaagacctctaatctgaattggttagacatttgcctctgaacgattaagcattatactgtatcttaatggttcagaccatTTAATAGTTTAGCACTTGATGGTTTAGACCACTTAATAGTTCAGCACTTGaaggttcagacctcttactggttcagcatttaacaatTCAGAAGCTGCCAAATAGCCCCTTAGCCTCATATTGACCACTTTAACACTTCCTGTGCTTTTAttttgggttattggattttaataatcaaaagtttTACCAGTTTGTCGATAATAATCCTAACTTCAAAATTTACTGTGacaatcccaacttgtaagattttggtcCACATTGATCCTTTTGTAATTGGGTTATAACCCAATTAGTTCTTGATGACGTGGAAGTTGATGTGTAAAAATGAGTTGGTTGATTATGTAGATGATGACGTGGATATTGAtgtgaaaaataataattatatatatatatatatacacactcacCATCTTCATCACCACCACTCCCCCACCTCACTACCACCATAAACCACTTCACTGCCaccagagagagagagatggggaaTGGAAAGAGGGCTGGCTGGGTGATACACGACGGACCATGGAGGAGCCACGATGGCGGCAGATCGAGGGTTTTTGGGTTCAGATTTACACGACGGTGCAACCACCATATTGGTCGTAGTTATTGTGCGATGGTGGGGTTTTTTTATGGATTTCGACTAGATTAAGGGTTTTGGGTTCAGACTCATATGTTCAAACTCATTTTCCAGTCAGATCTGAAAGTATGGGTTCGTCTCCGGCAACCAAGAATGAATGGCAAGGGTCGAATCTAATAACTCTAGTGGTACACTCTGTTTAGCTCTTGTTGTTTTTGACGTGTCTAATGGTTAATCTGGTGGGTATGAAATTGAGATCAGTGGGTGTAGGTGGTGATAATAGGTAGGTGAAGGTGGCGATGTAAAGGATGACAATGGTGGTTAGCAGTTATGATGGTTGTGGTGGAGATGGCGGTGGTGTTTGTGGAGATGGCAGTGGTGGTGAGCGGTGTAGATGGCGGTGGTGGTAGTGGTAGCTAATGATGGTGGTGGTAGAGGTGCTAAGTCATTATCCACGTCAGCATATAATAAAGTTGTGTGCCACATCAGTGTCCACATAATCAACCAGCTCATTTTTAACACATTAGCGTCCACATCATCACACTACTACAAAATAGAGCTTTAGACGGGGTGAAATGGATTTTAAGACGGTGCTTTCAACACCGCCTTAAACTGCACTGGTTTAAAATCAAGTATTATTAGACGGTGTTCTATTTGAACACCAGCTTAAACTCATGTCTTTTTAGACGGTGTTCAGTTTGAACACCGGCTTAAACTTTGTGAACCCCGTCTTTTAATATCAAAACATTTATTAAATCAAATACTTTTAACACCGTCTTATAAACTTAGTGAACCCCGTCTTTTAATTCAAACACCGTCTTATAAACTGCTGAAAAAAATACATTTACTGAATTCATATTTTCCAAAAATACATTTGCTGGAAAAAGAAATACACCAAAAATACATTTGCtggcaaaaaaaaaatacatcaacCTTATATACACCAATGCAACATTTTCAAATCAAACCAAAACAATACACATTCAAATCCAAAATAAACCCCACATCCAATTCGGAAATAAACCCGTCAAATTACAATCATTTGTGAATACATAACAAACTACACATAAGCTAAACTAACGGAATACCTAACTCGCTAAAAAACTTCGGCATCAATGTCATCAACAAAACATCTATTTCATTATCCGTAGCCACTCTCGTGTCGTGCCACATCTAAAATAAAAGTAGATA
The sequence above is drawn from the Helianthus annuus cultivar XRQ/B chromosome 12, HanXRQr2.0-SUNRISE, whole genome shotgun sequence genome and encodes:
- the LOC110892316 gene encoding 36.4 kDa proline-rich protein isoform X1, with the protein product MESSKQQLTALLLISMFFISTATPIALDCVPCGDKPPPHHHHHPKPPTGKPPKSPKPPTGKPPSTHPPHVKPPHVKPPVVKPPITHPPVVKPPVVKPPITLPPVVTPPVVTPPITVPPVLNPPSGGKPGTPCPPPPFVPTPAPTCPIDSLKLGACVDLLGGLVHIGLGDPVVNQCCSVLAGLVELEAAVCLCTTIKLKLLNINLYLPLALQLLITCGKTPPPGYTCSI
- the LOC110892316 gene encoding 36.4 kDa proline-rich protein isoform X2 → MESSKQQLTALLLISMFFISTATPIALDCVPCGDKPPPHHHHHPKPPTGKPPKSPKPPTGKPPSTHPPHVKPPHVKPPVVKPPITHPPVVKPPVVKPPVVKPPITLPPVVKPPITLPPVVTPPVVTPPITVPPVLNPPSGGKPGTPCPPPPFVPTPAPTCPIDSLKLGACVDLLGGLVHIGLGDPVVNQCCSVLAGLVELEAAVCLCTTIKLKLLNINLYLPLALQLLITCGKTPPPGYTCSI